The uncultured Cohaesibacter sp. genome window below encodes:
- the pth gene encoding aminoacyl-tRNA hydrolase yields the protein MYLLVGLGNPGPQYAGNRHNIGFMAIDEIARQHRFGPWRRKFQGEISEGQIGPHKVLLLKPATYMNESGRAISEACRFYKIPPEDVFVYHDELDLNPGKVKAKLGGGVAGHNGLRSTGAHIGNNFHRVRMGIGHPGRERVTQWVLGDFAKADREWLEPVLDAIARTVPSMLDHDLGRFMTDFNQHIAPPVNGHKKSKPQSASADGNPPRTGEKAASGSSDSTNRGSSSAHSGDTPEPPKNAMAEALMRLVTRNKDE from the coding sequence ATGTATCTGCTTGTCGGACTTGGCAATCCCGGACCCCAATATGCTGGCAACCGCCACAATATCGGCTTCATGGCGATCGACGAGATTGCCCGTCAGCATCGTTTCGGCCCTTGGCGCCGCAAGTTTCAGGGTGAAATCAGCGAAGGCCAGATCGGCCCGCACAAGGTTCTCCTGCTCAAGCCAGCCACCTACATGAACGAATCCGGACGCGCGATCTCGGAAGCCTGCCGCTTCTACAAGATCCCGCCTGAGGATGTGTTTGTCTATCACGACGAACTCGATCTGAACCCCGGCAAGGTCAAGGCCAAGCTGGGTGGCGGTGTTGCTGGGCACAATGGTCTGCGCTCGACGGGTGCTCATATCGGCAATAATTTCCACCGCGTCAGGATGGGCATCGGCCATCCGGGCCGGGAGCGGGTAACCCAGTGGGTTCTGGGTGATTTCGCCAAGGCCGACAGGGAATGGCTCGAGCCGGTTCTGGATGCCATCGCCCGCACCGTGCCAAGCATGCTCGACCATGATCTCGGTCGCTTCATGACCGACTTCAACCAGCATATCGCTCCGCCGGTGAACGGCCACAAGAAATCGAAACCACAGTCCGCAAGCGCCGACGGCAACCCGCCCCGCACCGGGGAGAAAGCCGCGTCCGGCAGCTCGGACAGCACCAACAGGGGCAGCAGCAGCGCCCACTCCGGAGACACACCGGAGCCCCCCAAGAATGCGATGGCCGAGGCGTTGATGCGTCTGGTCACCAGAAACAAGGATGAATAG
- a CDS encoding TetR/AcrR family transcriptional regulator codes for MRVKTDEKRQEILRVAAKIFGQNGYHGASMAAISAELGGSKATLYSYFSSKEELFAAVLMQSLDERGQEVFLVLEENADAELAELLRIFGRNYLEFITNEEVFALFRSAVSEEFSGKLSQEIYKNGQVRGWAEVEAYLADKMNRGMLAGPSAKILSLHLKGLLECGIAEPIMYRCPPYLEFDEAVDTAVAAFMRAYGCAPQAQI; via the coding sequence ATGCGGGTCAAGACAGATGAGAAAAGGCAGGAGATTCTGCGGGTCGCCGCCAAAATCTTCGGCCAAAACGGCTATCACGGTGCCAGTATGGCCGCTATTTCGGCAGAGCTGGGCGGGTCGAAAGCTACACTTTATAGTTACTTTAGCTCTAAGGAAGAGCTGTTTGCTGCTGTCCTGATGCAGTCTCTCGATGAGAGGGGGCAGGAGGTGTTTCTGGTCCTCGAAGAAAATGCGGATGCGGAACTGGCCGAACTGCTGCGAATCTTTGGCCGCAACTATCTGGAGTTCATCACCAACGAGGAGGTGTTTGCGCTGTTTCGTAGTGCCGTCTCCGAGGAATTCTCTGGCAAGCTTTCGCAGGAAATCTACAAGAACGGTCAGGTGCGAGGATGGGCCGAGGTGGAGGCCTATCTTGCCGACAAGATGAACCGGGGGATGCTTGCAGGGCCATCTGCCAAGATCCTCAGTCTGCATCTCAAGGGGCTGCTGGAATGTGGCATCGCCGAACCGATCATGTATCGCTGTCCACCCTATCTGGAGTTTGACGAGGCTGTTGATACGGCCGTGGCGGCCTTCATGCGGGCCTATGGATGCGCGCCACAGGCACAGATCTGA
- the ychF gene encoding redox-regulated ATPase YchF, with the protein MGFKCGIVGLPNVGKSTLFNALTKTAAAQAANYPFCTIEPNTGDVAVPDPRMDAIAKIAGSKELIPTRLTFVDIAGLVRGASKGEGLGNQFLANIREVDAIVHVLRCFEDDDITHVEGKIDPVTDAETVETELMISDMESLERRVANLRKRGQTGDKDAKLQAALMDRLLELLHDGKPGRMLEVADDEERKAVNGLNLLTTKPVLYICNVDEESAATGNKFSKAVEEMAEKQGAGAVVISAAIEAEISQLDADEQAEFLETLSLEEPGLDRMIRAGYDLLHLITYFTAGPKETRAWTVTRGCKAPQAAGVIHTDFERGFIRAQTIAYNDYVTLGGETAAKEAGKARDEGKEYVVQDGDVMLFKFNT; encoded by the coding sequence ATGGGCTTCAAATGCGGGATCGTGGGGCTGCCAAACGTCGGCAAATCCACTCTTTTCAATGCCTTGACAAAAACCGCGGCAGCACAGGCTGCCAACTATCCCTTCTGCACCATCGAGCCGAACACCGGTGACGTTGCCGTGCCGGATCCGCGCATGGATGCCATTGCCAAGATTGCCGGCTCCAAGGAACTGATCCCGACGCGCCTGACCTTTGTCGACATCGCCGGTCTGGTGCGCGGTGCCTCCAAGGGCGAGGGCCTCGGCAACCAGTTTCTGGCCAACATTCGCGAAGTGGACGCCATCGTGCATGTGCTGCGCTGCTTTGAAGATGACGACATCACCCATGTCGAAGGCAAGATCGATCCGGTGACCGATGCAGAAACCGTTGAAACCGAATTGATGATCTCGGACATGGAAAGCCTTGAGCGCCGAGTCGCCAACCTGCGCAAGCGCGGGCAGACCGGTGACAAGGATGCCAAGCTACAGGCCGCGCTGATGGACCGTCTGCTGGAGCTGCTGCACGATGGCAAGCCCGGCCGGATGCTCGAGGTTGCCGATGATGAGGAGCGCAAGGCTGTCAACGGCCTCAACCTGCTGACAACCAAACCGGTTCTCTATATCTGCAACGTCGACGAGGAAAGCGCAGCCACCGGCAACAAATTCTCGAAGGCCGTTGAAGAAATGGCCGAGAAGCAGGGTGCGGGCGCTGTCGTGATCTCGGCCGCCATCGAGGCGGAGATCTCCCAGCTGGACGCCGACGAGCAGGCAGAGTTTCTCGAAACCCTCAGCCTTGAAGAGCCCGGCCTTGATCGCATGATCCGTGCAGGCTACGACCTCTTGCACCTGATCACCTATTTCACTGCAGGCCCGAAAGAAACCCGCGCCTGGACCGTGACCCGCGGATGCAAGGCCCCACAGGCCGCCGGTGTCATCCACACCGACTTCGAGCGTGGCTTCATTCGCGCCCAGACGATTGCCTACAACGACTATGTCACGCTCGGCGGCGAAACTGCAGCCAAGGAAGCCGGAAAGGCACGCGACGAAGGCAAGGAATATGTCGTGCAGGACGGCGACGTCATGCTGTTCAAATTCAACACCTAG
- a CDS encoding NAD(P)H-dependent oxidoreductase has translation MKDQYDIAVIVGSLRKASINRKVANAIVNLAPDNLSFRFVEVGNLPFYNTDLDDENAPEEWKAFRASMAPADGVLFVTPEFNRSVPAPIKNALDVGSRPYGQSVWAGKPAGVVSGSLGGIGGFGANHHLRQSLTFLDMPTMQQPEAYIGTFGDLFDENDQITKDGTRDFLAKFASAFADWVALHSKD, from the coding sequence ATGAAAGACCAATATGATATTGCAGTGATTGTCGGTAGCTTGAGAAAGGCTTCCATCAACCGCAAGGTTGCCAACGCCATCGTCAATCTCGCGCCGGACAATCTGTCCTTCCGTTTCGTTGAAGTTGGCAATCTGCCCTTCTACAATACGGACCTTGATGACGAGAATGCACCGGAAGAATGGAAAGCCTTCCGCGCTTCCATGGCGCCAGCTGATGGTGTGCTCTTTGTAACCCCAGAGTTTAACCGGTCGGTTCCGGCGCCTATAAAGAATGCGCTTGATGTGGGGTCGCGTCCGTATGGTCAAAGCGTCTGGGCTGGCAAGCCTGCCGGTGTGGTTTCCGGCTCGCTTGGCGGGATCGGCGGCTTCGGTGCCAACCATCACCTGCGCCAGTCACTCACTTTCCTCGATATGCCCACCATGCAGCAGCCCGAAGCCTACATCGGAACCTTTGGGGATCTGTTTGATGAAAATGACCAGATCACCAAGGACGGAACGCGCGATTTCCTCGCCAAGTTCGCGTCTGCTTTCGCCGACTGGGTGGCCCTGCATTCGAAGGATTGA